In Natranaerobius thermophilus JW/NM-WN-LF, the genomic stretch GATAACTGAAAACAACATCTCCAATGCAAACTTGTCGAAGGGGAATTTGCTAGAGGAAATTTTGGATAGAGACAACATGAATAAAGCATTCAAGAAAATAAAATCCAACAAAGGCTCTCACGGGATTGATGGGATGGGAGTAGATGAACTTCTACAATATCTCAAAGAAAACGGGGACCACCTCAGGCAAAGAGTCCTGGACGGTAAATACCGCCCTAATCCCGTCAGAAGGGTAGAGATACCTAAAGAAGATGGGAAGAAAAGAAAATTAGGCATACCTACAGTGGTAGACAGGGTAATCCAACAAGCAATAGCCCAAGTACTATCTCCAATATATGAGGAGCAATTCTCAGATAACAGCTATGGTTTTCGCCCTGGACGCAGTACTCATGATGCAATTAAGAAAAGTCAACAAAACATAAATGAAGGATACAAATATGTAGTAGATATGGACTTGGAGAAATACTTTGACACAGTAAACCAGAGCAAATTGATAGAAGTGCTATCTAAGACAATAAAAGACGGTCGAGTAATATCTCTTATCAACAAATATCTAAGAGCAGGAGTAATGATCAAACACACCTATAAGGATACAGAAGTTGGCGTGCCCCAGGGCGGGCCTCTTAGCCCTATCCTCAGTAACATAATGCTCCACGAATTGGATAAAGAACTTGAGAAAAGGGGGCACGAATTCGTCCGCTATGCGGACGACCTGCTAATCTTTTGTAAAAGCAGAAGAAGTGCCGGACGCACCTTGAAGAACATACTACCCTTCATCGAAAATAAACTATTTCTCAAAGTAAATAAAGATAAAACTGTAGTTGCCTATGTAGGAAAGGTAAGATTTCTTGGGTTTGGCTTTTACAGACATAAAGGAAAAGCCAGATTAAGAGTTCATCTTAAATCAGTTACAAAGATGAGAACGAGAATAAAAGAACTCACATCTAGAAGTTATGGAATAAGCAACGAAGCCAGAGCAAAGAAACTTAGCCGATACATTATGGGTTGGGTTAACTACTTTAAACCAGCTGATATGAAGAATCTGTTAATAAATACTGACAGTTGGATGAGAAGGCGTATTCGCATGATTTACTGGAAACAATGGAAGAAAGTGAGAACAAAATTTAAAATGCTCAAGTTCTTTGGAGCCAATAAATACAAAGCATGGGAATATGCAAACACAAGAAAGGGCTACTGGAGAATTTCCAATAGCCCCGTCTTATCCAAATCCCTTGGAAATGATGTAATCAAAGGATTTGGTTTCCTATTCTTTTCGGAATATTATCGACAAGTTAAAGCGTAAACTAGGAACCGCCGTGTACCGAACGGTTTGCTCGGTGGTGTGAGAGGTCGGTAGATAAAATAATTATCTACCTCCTACTCGATTATATTAGTTTGATAACCAGCTGAGATATGGTACTATGAGGCTAGAACTATTAACTAAACTATTAATTAAATGTATTTAGCTACAGTTTATGAATTCTAGTTAGTCACTGTAGGATAAAGGTAGATATACCCTTAAAATTTCATTACAGTGCTCCCAGCTTATTTGATCAGATCTA encodes the following:
- the ltrA gene encoding group II intron reverse transcriptase/maturase, which produces MTVTNKGMKCRQLLTGESCKEGSPQKNSAEHEGYAGVHSSLRITENNISNANLSKGNLLEEILDRDNMNKAFKKIKSNKGSHGIDGMGVDELLQYLKENGDHLRQRVLDGKYRPNPVRRVEIPKEDGKKRKLGIPTVVDRVIQQAIAQVLSPIYEEQFSDNSYGFRPGRSTHDAIKKSQQNINEGYKYVVDMDLEKYFDTVNQSKLIEVLSKTIKDGRVISLINKYLRAGVMIKHTYKDTEVGVPQGGPLSPILSNIMLHELDKELEKRGHEFVRYADDLLIFCKSRRSAGRTLKNILPFIENKLFLKVNKDKTVVAYVGKVRFLGFGFYRHKGKARLRVHLKSVTKMRTRIKELTSRSYGISNEARAKKLSRYIMGWVNYFKPADMKNLLINTDSWMRRRIRMIYWKQWKKVRTKFKMLKFFGANKYKAWEYANTRKGYWRISNSPVLSKSLGNDVIKGFGFLFFSEYYRQVKA